The genomic region TGTCGTTTAACGAAGTAATCGGCCAGCAGCAGGCAGTTACCCAACTTGCGGCCATGGCTAAGTCAGAGAATGTTCCGGCAGCGCTGTTGTTGACCGGCATGGAAGGGGTTGGCAAATGTTTTACCGCTTTTCAACTGGTGCAGGTGGTTAACTGTCGTCAGGCTCCCCCCGGTGATGCCTGCGGTG from Pseudomonadota bacterium harbors:
- a CDS encoding DNA polymerase III subunit delta'; the protein is MSFNEVIGQQQAVTQLAAMAKSENVPAALLLTGMEGVGKCFTAFQLVQVVNCRQAPPGDACG